In Balaenoptera musculus isolate JJ_BM4_2016_0621 chromosome 17, mBalMus1.pri.v3, whole genome shotgun sequence, a genomic segment contains:
- the KLHL38 gene encoding kelch-like protein 38: MDEESPDGLLFKDHDFSSDLLRQLNGLRQSRILTDVSICAGAWEVPCHRNVLASSSPYFRAMFCSNFRESSEPKVQLKGLDSATLERIILYAYTGEAHITAETVLPLLEAASLLQYPRLLEACSSFLQSQLAPSNCLAVTRLSEIFSCETLRKKAREVALTYFPEVAASADLKELRALELRDYLGDDGLCAEEEKVFEALMVWIKHDLQTRKQYMQELFKQVRLQYVHPAFFYHFIANDALLQSSPPCQTILETAKRQMFSLYSTTSAPDLQPLWHVPPRNSYQDFLILLGGRKDNQQTTRDVLLYDGQTGQWQSLAKLPARLYKASAVTLHRSVYLLGGMAVGTGNSVPSPKVYIFSLKFNQWRLGQPMLAARYSHRSTAHKNFIFSIGGIGEGHEVMGSMERYDSICNVWERMASMPLGVLHPAVAVKDQRLYLFGGEDIMQNPVRLIQVYHISRNTWFKMETRMIKNVCAPAVVLGERIVIVGGYTRRILSYDPQSNKFVKCADMKDRRMHHGATVMGNKLYVTGGRHLTTDCSIEDSASFDCYDPETDTWTSQGQLPHKLFDHACLTLRCIPHPSTIP; this comes from the exons ATGGACGAGGAATCGCCAGATGGGCTGCTCTTCAAAGACCATGACTTCTCCTCTGACTTGTTGAGGCAGCTCAATGGCTTGAGGCAAAGCAGGATCCTGACTGATGTGAGCATCTGCGCTGGGGCCTGGGAGGTCCCCTGCCACCGCAACGTGCTGGCCTCCAGCAGCCCCTACTTCAGGGCCATGTTCTGCAGCAACTTCCGGGAGAGCAGCGAGCCCAAAGTCCAGCTGAAAGGCCTCGACTCTGCAACTCTGGAGCGGATCATCCTGTATGCGTACACGGGCGAGGCGCACATCACAGCGGAAACCGTCCTGCCCTTGTTGGAGGCCGCCTCCCTGCTGCAGTACCCCAGGCTGCTTGAGGCCTGCTCCTCCTTCCTACAGAGCCAGCTGGCCCCCAGCAACTGCCTGGCCGTGACCAGACTCTCTGAAATCTTCAGCTGTGAGACCCTCAGGAAGAAAGCCAGGGAGGTGGCCCTGACGTACTTCCCAGAGGTGGCCGCATCAGCTGATCTGAAGGAGCTCCGTGCCTTGGAACTGAGGGACTACCTGGGAGATGACGGGCTCTGTGCGGAAGAGGAGAAGGTGTTCGAGGCCCTCATGGTTTGGATCAAGCATGACCTCCAGACCCGGAAGCAATACATGCAAGAACTGTTCAAGCAGGTCAGGCTGCAGTATGTCCACCCAGCCTTCTTCTACCACTTCATCGCCAACGACGCCCTCCTGCAGTCCTCGCCCCCCTGCCAGACCATCTTGGAGACAGCCAAGAGGCAGATGTTTTCTTTGTACAGCACCACCAGTGCCCCGGACCTCCAGCCTCTGTGGCATGTCCCCCCAAGAAACTCTTACCAAGACTTCCTCATCCTCTTGGGTGGAAGGAAGGACAACCAGcagaccaccagggacgtcctgcTGTACGACGGACAGACCGGCCAATGGCAGAGCCTTGCCAAACTCCCGGCCCGGCTGTATAAAGCCTCGGCTGTCACCTTGCACCGCAGCGTCTACCTGCTGGGAGGCATGGCGGTGGGCACGGGGAACAGTGTGCCCAGTCCCAAGGTCTACATCTTCTCCCTGAAGTTCAATCAGTGGAGGCTGGGGCAGCCCATGCTGGCAGCCCGCTACTCCCACAGAAGCACCGCCCACAAGAACTTCATCTTCTCCATCGGGGGGATTGGAGAAGGACACGAGGTCATGGGCTCCATGGAGAGATATGACAGCATCTGCAACGTCTGGGAGAGGATGGCCAGCATGCCACTGGGGGTCCTCCACCCTGCAGTCGCTGTGAAAGACCAAAGACTCTACCTTTTTGGGGGAGAGGACATCATGCAGAACCCTGTGCGCCTTATCCAG GTTTATCACATTTCCAGAAACACGTGGTTCAAAATGGAGACGAGAATGATCAAGAATGTATGTGCGCCTGCCGTGGTACTTGGGGAGCGGATTGTCATCGTGGGAG GTTACACAAGGAGGATCCTTTCTTATGACCCTCAGTCCAACAAATTTGTCAAATGCGCAGACATGAAAGACCGGAGGATGCACCACGGGGCCACGGTGATGGGGAACAAGCTCTACGTGACGGGTGGGCGGCATCTGACCACAGACTGTAGCATCGAGGACTCGGCCTCCTTCGACTGCTACGACCCTGAGACCGACACCTGGACGTCCCAGGGGCAGCTGCCTCATAAGCTCTTTGACCATGCCTGCCTCACTCTCCGGTGCATCCCTCACCCCTCCACCATCCCCTGA